One part of the Streptomyces lydicus genome encodes these proteins:
- a CDS encoding coenzyme F420-0:L-glutamate ligase, translated as MTRLPGYRVWALPGIPEVRPGDDLAKLIAAAATADGPPGLADGDVLLVTSKIVSKAEGRVVRATDREAAIDRETVRVVARRGTLRIVENRQGLVMAAAGVDASNTPHGTVLLLPEDPDASARALRAGLRAALGVDVGVVISDTFGRPWRNGLTDVAIGAAGVRVLDDLRGGTDAYGNPLSATVVATADELAAAGDLVKGKAAGLPVAVVRGLGHVVEAAGDGAGARAMVRGAADDMFRLGTSEAVREAVTLRRTVRAFTGEPVDPGAVRRAVAAALTAPAPHHTTPWRFVLLESAESRTRLLDTMRDAWIADLRADGKSEESVAKRVRRGDVLRQAPYLAVPCLVTDGAHTYPDARRNAAEREMFVVAHGAGIQNFLVALAGERLGSAWISSTMFCRDAVRDVLGLPGDWEPMGAVAIGHAAEAPKERPPRPADDFVVVR; from the coding sequence GTGACCCGGCTGCCCGGGTACCGGGTCTGGGCACTGCCGGGGATCCCCGAGGTGCGGCCCGGCGACGACCTGGCGAAGCTGATCGCCGCGGCGGCGACCGCCGACGGGCCGCCCGGGCTCGCCGACGGCGACGTGCTGCTGGTGACCTCGAAGATCGTCAGCAAGGCCGAGGGACGGGTGGTCCGGGCAACCGACCGGGAGGCGGCGATCGACCGGGAGACGGTACGGGTGGTGGCCCGCCGCGGCACGCTGCGGATCGTGGAGAACCGGCAGGGCCTGGTGATGGCGGCGGCCGGCGTGGACGCCTCCAACACCCCGCACGGCACCGTGCTGTTGCTGCCCGAGGACCCGGATGCCTCGGCCCGTGCCCTGCGCGCGGGCCTGCGCGCCGCGCTCGGCGTCGACGTCGGCGTCGTCATCAGCGACACCTTCGGGCGGCCCTGGCGCAACGGCCTCACCGATGTCGCCATCGGGGCGGCCGGGGTGCGGGTGCTGGACGATCTGCGCGGCGGCACCGACGCGTACGGCAATCCGCTCAGCGCCACGGTGGTGGCCACCGCCGACGAACTGGCCGCCGCCGGTGACCTGGTGAAGGGCAAGGCGGCCGGGCTGCCGGTCGCGGTGGTGCGCGGCCTCGGGCACGTCGTCGAGGCGGCCGGCGACGGTGCCGGGGCCCGCGCGATGGTGCGCGGGGCCGCGGACGACATGTTCCGGCTGGGCACCTCGGAGGCCGTACGGGAGGCGGTGACGCTGCGGCGTACGGTCCGGGCGTTCACCGGCGAGCCGGTCGACCCGGGGGCGGTCCGGCGCGCGGTGGCGGCGGCGCTCACGGCTCCGGCGCCGCACCACACCACGCCGTGGCGGTTCGTGCTGCTGGAGTCGGCGGAGTCCAGGACGCGGCTGCTGGACACGATGCGGGACGCCTGGATCGCGGACCTGCGCGCCGACGGCAAGTCGGAGGAGTCCGTCGCCAAGCGGGTGCGGCGCGGTGACGTGCTGCGGCAGGCGCCGTACCTGGCGGTGCCGTGCCTGGTGACCGACGGCGCGCACACCTACCCGGACGCGCGGCGCAACGCCGCCGAGCGCGAGATGTTCGTGGTCGCCCACGGCGCGGGGATCCAGAACTTCCTGGTCGCGCTGGCGGGCGAACGCCTGGGCTCCGCGTGGATCTCCTCGACGATGTTCTGCCGGGACGCCGTACGGGACGTCCTGGGGCTGCCCGGCGACTGGGAGCCGATGGGCGCGGTGGCGATCGGGCACGCGGCCGAGGCGCCCAAGGAGCGGCCGCCGCGCCCGGCCGACGACTTCGTCGTGGTGCGCTGA